A genomic region of Candidatus Methylomirabilota bacterium contains the following coding sequences:
- a CDS encoding DUF2283 domain-containing protein — MPVEKTKVPLDWEYDEEADTLYLSFGQPRAAVGLDVGEGVIIRYDEKAREVVGLTIVGVGHRLEEYLRKQS; from the coding sequence ATTCCGGTTGAAAAAACCAAGGTGCCTTTGGATTGGGAATATGATGAGGAGGCCGACACCCTCTACTTGAGTTTCGGTCAGCCTCGCGCCGCCGTGGGATTAGACGTGGGAGAAGGCGTCATTATCCGGTATGACGAGAAGGCCAGAGAAGTAGTGGGTTTGACGATTGTCGGCGTGGGACATCGGCTGGAGGAGTATCTGCGGAAGCAGTCATGA
- a CDS encoding YgiT-type zinc finger protein yields MFTCHVCGHTAARSEFMSEVFMIDGRRVLVEHIPTQVCQRCGEATFSRETTEKIRQLVRGVGQPIKTVPLEVFALA; encoded by the coding sequence ATGTTTACTTGTCATGTGTGTGGCCACACCGCCGCCAGATCCGAGTTCATGAGCGAGGTGTTCATGATCGACGGTCGGCGCGTTCTCGTGGAGCATATTCCAACGCAAGTGTGCCAGCGTTGCGGGGAGGCAACCTTTTCACGCGAAACCACGGAGAAGATTCGCCAACTCGTGCGAGGAGTAGGTCAGCCGATCAAAACGGTGCCGTTGGAGGTTTTTGCCCTGGCTTGA
- a CDS encoding heme-binding protein: MHVTLEQAEKAIAAAIDKATELGTCMDIAVVDSGANLKAFVRMDDAWVGSIDIAFKKAKTACFFAMPTGQIGKLSQPGGPLYGIEHSNEGLITFPGGLPIVNTEGVLIGAIGVSGSTVEHDHLVAKAGVEAIGLADLPVHPWRT; the protein is encoded by the coding sequence ATGCACGTCACGCTTGAACAGGCAGAGAAGGCAATCGCAGCAGCCATCGATAAGGCCACAGAACTTGGGACGTGTATGGATATTGCGGTCGTGGACTCAGGCGCCAACTTGAAGGCATTCGTCCGGATGGACGATGCGTGGGTCGGGAGCATCGACATCGCCTTTAAGAAGGCGAAAACCGCCTGCTTCTTCGCGATGCCGACGGGACAGATCGGTAAGCTGTCGCAGCCCGGCGGCCCGCTCTACGGGATTGAGCACAGTAACGAAGGGCTCATCACCTTTCCGGGAGGGCTGCCGATCGTCAATACGGAAGGAGTCCTGATCGGAGCGATCGGGGTCAGCGGCAGCACCGTGGAGCACGACCACCTTGTGGCCAAGGCCGGGGTCGAAGCGATCGGCCTCGCCGACCTCCCGGTCCACCCCTGGCGGACCTAG
- a CDS encoding AbrB/MazE/SpoVT family DNA-binding domain-containing protein — protein MDKAVVTVKGQVVIPSRLRRRFGIKKGTQVYLYEREGEIVLKPITDEYIRTMAGMTGTKGRLLKALMEEKAKEREL, from the coding sequence ATGGACAAAGCGGTTGTCACGGTCAAAGGTCAAGTGGTGATCCCGTCGAGGCTTCGACGGAGGTTTGGCATTAAAAAGGGCACGCAGGTGTACCTGTACGAGCGGGAGGGGGAAATCGTTCTCAAGCCGATTACTGACGAATATATCCGGACGATGGCAGGCATGACCGGTACCAAGGGCAGACTCCTGAAGGCGTTAATGGAGGAAAAAGCAAAGGAGCGGGAGCTGTGA
- a CDS encoding type II toxin-antitoxin system VapC family toxin: protein MRAAPRVLDSYSLIAYLEGEAGAEKMIELFRLARDSGRDLLVSVINWGEVYYVTLREAGRERADEVAHLIATLPIEVVLADLDLTRQAADFKSSKKMSYADCFAAALAKARKAELVTGDKEFRQVDGEVKILWIS, encoded by the coding sequence GTGAGGGCGGCACCTCGGGTGCTGGACTCGTACAGTCTCATCGCCTATCTGGAGGGTGAAGCCGGGGCGGAGAAGATGATCGAACTGTTTCGGCTCGCGCGAGATTCCGGGCGCGATCTCCTCGTGTCAGTAATCAACTGGGGCGAGGTGTACTACGTCACGCTGAGAGAGGCGGGACGTGAGCGGGCCGATGAGGTGGCTCACCTTATTGCGACGCTGCCGATCGAGGTTGTCCTTGCCGATCTGGATCTGACCCGACAGGCGGCTGATTTCAAGTCCAGCAAGAAAATGTCTTACGCTGACTGTTTCGCCGCAGCCTTGGCAAAAGCGAGGAAGGCGGAGTTAGTGACAGGAGATAAGGAATTCAGGCAAGTTGACGGGGAAGTGAAGATTCTGTGGATTAGCTAG
- a CDS encoding IS4 family transposase gives MHIGRTVFAQLMDFVPSYEFRQCVERYHGNYKVKSFSCWDQFLCMAFAQLTYRESLRDIEACLRVATTKLYHMGIRGRVARNTLAHANETRDWRIYADFAQELIRTAKALYAGEAFGLDLDHTVYALDATIIDLCLSVFPWATFRTGKAAVKLHTLLDLRGRIPTMIRITPGTVHEIKILDDLLIEAGALYIMDRAYVDFGRLYRLHQSLAFFVTRAKRNFVFKRLYSQPVDKATGVQVDQVITATGFYTQKDYPEKLRRIRYRDAETKKRLVFLTNNFTLSALMIAQLYKCRWQVELFFKWIKQHLRIKAFYGTTENAVKTQIWIAISVYVLVAIVKKRLKLDRSLYTILQILSVSLFEKTPILPALSPLDYEEPETDDDNQLILRI, from the coding sequence ATGCATATCGGGAGAACCGTGTTTGCGCAACTGATGGACTTTGTGCCCAGCTACGAGTTTCGGCAATGCGTCGAGCGCTACCACGGCAACTACAAGGTGAAGAGCTTTTCCTGCTGGGATCAGTTCCTCTGCATGGCCTTTGCGCAACTCACCTATCGAGAGAGTCTGCGCGATATCGAGGCCTGCCTGCGTGTGGCAACGACCAAGCTGTACCATATGGGCATCCGGGGCAGAGTCGCGCGCAACACCCTGGCTCATGCCAACGAGACCCGCGACTGGCGGATCTATGCCGACTTTGCCCAGGAACTGATCCGCACGGCCAAAGCGCTGTATGCGGGCGAGGCGTTCGGACTGGACCTGGATCACACCGTCTACGCCCTCGATGCCACGATCATCGACCTGTGTCTGTCAGTGTTCCCCTGGGCCACGTTCCGCACGGGCAAGGCGGCGGTGAAGCTCCATACGCTGTTGGACCTGCGCGGCCGCATTCCCACGATGATCCGCATTACGCCCGGCACCGTGCACGAGATCAAGATCCTCGACGACCTCCTGATCGAGGCGGGCGCGCTCTACATCATGGATCGCGCGTATGTCGATTTTGGCCGTCTCTATCGGCTGCATCAGTCGCTGGCGTTCTTCGTGACGCGGGCCAAGCGCAATTTCGTTTTCAAGCGCCTCTACTCCCAACCGGTGGACAAAGCGACCGGTGTGCAAGTCGATCAGGTGATTACCGCCACCGGCTTTTACACGCAGAAAGACTACCCCGAGAAGCTCCGGCGCATCCGGTACCGCGATGCCGAGACCAAGAAGCGCCTGGTGTTCCTCACCAATAACTTCACCCTGTCTGCGCTGATGATTGCACAGCTCTACAAATGTCGCTGGCAGGTGGAACTGTTCTTCAAATGGATCAAGCAACACCTGCGGATCAAAGCGTTCTATGGCACGACCGAGAACGCCGTCAAGACCCAAATCTGGATCGCGATCTCCGTGTACGTGCTCGTCGCCATCGTCAAGAAACGGCTGAAGCTGGATCGGAGTCTCTACACAATTCTACAGATTTTGAGCGTGTCACTCTTCGAGAAAACGCCCATTTTACCGGCGCTTTCGCCTCTCGATTACGAAGAGCCGGAGACCGATGACGATAACCAGTTGATTTTACGTATTTAA